The following are encoded together in the Actinomycetota bacterium genome:
- a CDS encoding Gfo/Idh/MocA family oxidoreductase, which produces MIKVAIIGAGYIGGVNANACDKTEDAKVVAVVDKDFQKAKLLAQKINAEPYNSLEEILIKKEIDVVGICTPTFLHADMVEKCAKASKHIFCEKPVALSIEEVNRMIQAIKKYKVKSMVGHVLRFWPEYETAKRIIKDNFLGCPKNMYCERLGVIPEWAEGEWNKDKNLGGGAALDLQIHDLDYMISVFGDPLSVASQGIYDENLGGWAHMSTIVKFAGGQYGCVNAGWAVKGKFPFTMLLRIICEKGTIEWVSRASANISETLDGKVQKNEVIVYKDNGEIIKETSEEIDPFFSQWKYFIHCINNDKEVENSTFEDGKRSLELALASMDSSEQNKIVYINKN; this is translated from the coding sequence ATGATAAAAGTCGCAATAATTGGAGCCGGGTATATAGGCGGAGTCAATGCCAATGCCTGTGATAAGACAGAAGATGCAAAAGTGGTTGCAGTAGTTGATAAGGATTTTCAAAAAGCAAAACTGTTAGCACAAAAAATAAATGCCGAACCATATAATTCCCTGGAAGAGATACTTATAAAAAAAGAGATTGATGTTGTAGGTATTTGTACCCCTACCTTTTTACATGCGGATATGGTTGAAAAATGTGCCAAGGCAAGCAAACATATTTTTTGTGAAAAACCAGTTGCATTAAGCATTGAAGAAGTGAACAGAATGATTCAGGCAATAAAAAAATATAAAGTTAAATCCATGGTTGGACATGTTTTAAGATTTTGGCCAGAATATGAAACAGCAAAAAGAATAATAAAAGATAATTTTTTAGGATGTCCTAAAAATATGTATTGTGAAAGATTGGGAGTGATACCGGAATGGGCAGAAGGTGAATGGAATAAAGATAAAAACCTTGGCGGAGGCGCTGCTTTAGATTTACAAATACATGATTTGGATTATATGATATCCGTTTTTGGCGATCCTTTGTCGGTTGCATCCCAGGGAATATATGATGAAAATCTTGGAGGATGGGCTCATATGTCGACAATTGTTAAATTTGCAGGCGGACAATATGGCTGTGTAAATGCAGGGTGGGCAGTTAAAGGAAAATTCCCTTTTACCATGTTGTTAAGGATAATATGCGAAAAGGGAACCATTGAATGGGTTTCCAGAGCAAGTGCAAATATATCAGAAACTCTGGATGGAAAAGTACAAAAAAATGAAGTTATTGTTTATAAAGACAATGGAGAAATAATCAAGGAAACCTCTGAAGAAATTGATCCGTTTTTTTCTCAATGGAAATATTTCATACATTGTATTAATAATGACAAAGAAGTTGAGAATTCTACTTTTGAAGACGGAAAAAGATCATTGGAATTAGCTTTAGCTTCCATGGATTCATCCGAGCAAAATAAAATAGTGTATATTAATAAAAATTAA
- a CDS encoding MBL fold metallo-hydrolase, whose translation MAAIFRQIKSGGDRNFAYLIVEAETKEAVLIDPSPDARAVSESIKRYDFELKYLINTHSHYDHSSGNGYFKTGKEGNPVRFVNCGRDTEIKSESTIRLGDLEIVLIPTPGHTPDSICIKAGRRLITGDTLFVGKIGGTYSEDDAKKEFDSLKKIVMLPPETEIWPGHDCGTRPSSTIYDELRENPFIKSLNDFNQFLWLKNNWASYKKEHGIR comes from the coding sequence ATGGCAGCGATATTCAGGCAGATCAAATCGGGAGGAGATAGAAATTTTGCCTACCTTATAGTAGAAGCAGAAACGAAGGAAGCTGTTTTAATAGATCCTTCACCGGATGCGCGCGCAGTGTCAGAATCAATCAAAAGATATGATTTTGAACTAAAATATCTTATAAATACTCATTCCCATTATGATCATTCGTCAGGCAATGGATATTTTAAAACCGGCAAAGAAGGAAATCCGGTCAGGTTTGTAAACTGTGGCAGAGATACTGAGATTAAAAGTGAAAGTACTATAAGATTAGGCGATTTGGAAATAGTGCTTATTCCCACTCCCGGGCATACTCCTGATTCTATATGTATTAAAGCAGGAAGAAGACTTATAACCGGAGATACTCTTTTTGTCGGAAAGATAGGGGGTACTTATAGCGAAGATGATGCAAAAAAAGAATTTGACAGCCTGAAGAAGATAGTTATGCTTCCGCCGGAGACAGAAATATGGCCGGGACATGATTGTGGAACAAGACCAAGTTCAACTATTTATGATGAACTAAGGGAGAACCCGTTTATAAAAAGTCTAAATGATTTCAATCAGTTCTTATGGCTTAAAAACAACTGGGCATCATATAAAAAAGAGCATGGAATCAGATAA
- a CDS encoding DUF2779 domain-containing protein: MESDNKIKDTILSKSKYISGIQCLKYLWYLVNDPDSIPPYDDAALFRFQQGHEVGEIAKKLYPEGVEIEHGNDIGTELKIAEIMTGLCSHEKLSGSSGLCKTGEKISATERIPLFEPAFSYKNSFARADILVPAEPDLWDIIEVKSSTSLKEINLHDISFQKYCYEGAGLKINRCYLMYINKDYIKEQDTVDPHKFFIMEDVTEKADFLLPDVESNIRIMLDMLNKKSCPQIKISTNCYNPYDCPLKEACWEFLPKRNVFELYRGKGLAFSLYNRGIIEISQINETDILSPAQKIQQMAADQEKVFVDRDNIGRFLSRLKYPLYFLDFETFATAIPRYNGLRPYQNIPFQYSCNRIQSIDDNCRQNFNFLAENDGTDPREQFIESLRETLGYGCGSQELYDGSILKQPEGSILVYYESFEKNILRELAGSFPEHAPWIEHAISRIIDLYEPFGKFYYYNPLQKGSASLKNVLPALTGISYSGMEISNGQEASVRYLDITFLKDSEDKADKEYIDKIRKDLLDYCGLDTEGMIFILRELYKLVND, encoded by the coding sequence ATGGAATCAGATAATAAAATAAAAGATACAATATTATCCAAATCAAAATATATTTCCGGCATACAGTGTCTTAAGTATTTATGGTATCTTGTAAATGATCCTGATTCAATCCCGCCGTATGATGATGCTGCACTTTTCAGATTTCAGCAGGGTCACGAAGTCGGGGAAATTGCAAAAAAGCTTTACCCTGAAGGAGTAGAAATAGAGCACGGAAATGATATCGGGACAGAGCTAAAGATTGCTGAAATAATGACCGGTCTTTGTTCCCATGAAAAATTATCCGGGAGCAGCGGTTTATGCAAAACCGGAGAGAAGATTTCAGCAACAGAGAGGATTCCGCTTTTTGAACCTGCGTTTTCATATAAAAATTCCTTTGCCAGGGCAGATATACTCGTACCGGCAGAACCTGATCTTTGGGATATAATCGAAGTAAAAAGCTCGACTTCCCTGAAAGAAATCAATTTACACGATATCTCTTTTCAGAAATATTGTTACGAAGGTGCAGGTCTGAAGATAAACAGATGTTATTTGATGTATATAAATAAAGACTATATAAAAGAACAGGATACAGTAGATCCGCATAAATTTTTTATTATGGAAGATGTAACTGAAAAAGCGGACTTTTTACTTCCCGATGTGGAGAGCAATATAAGAATAATGCTTGACATGTTAAACAAAAAATCATGTCCTCAGATAAAGATAAGCACGAACTGCTATAATCCATATGACTGCCCTTTAAAAGAAGCATGCTGGGAATTTCTTCCGAAAAGAAATGTATTTGAACTTTACAGGGGAAAAGGTCTGGCTTTTTCGCTTTACAACAGAGGGATTATTGAAATATCGCAGATAAATGAAACGGATATACTAAGTCCAGCCCAGAAAATTCAGCAGATGGCTGCTGATCAGGAAAAAGTATTTGTAGACAGAGATAATATCGGAAGATTTTTAAGCCGCCTGAAATACCCTTTATATTTTCTTGATTTTGAAACTTTTGCGACCGCCATTCCGAGATATAATGGTTTAAGGCCTTATCAGAATATACCATTTCAGTACTCCTGCAACAGAATTCAGTCTATTGACGATAATTGTCGGCAAAACTTTAATTTTCTTGCAGAAAATGACGGGACAGATCCAAGAGAGCAGTTCATAGAAAGCCTCAGAGAAACTCTCGGATATGGTTGCGGCAGCCAGGAACTGTATGATGGCAGTATTTTAAAACAACCGGAAGGTTCAATACTTGTTTATTATGAAAGCTTTGAAAAGAATATACTCCGGGAGCTTGCAGGTTCATTTCCTGAACATGCGCCATGGATTGAACATGCCATTTCAAGAATTATTGATCTTTACGAGCCTTTTGGAAAGTTCTATTATTACAATCCTTTACAGAAAGGAAGTGCTTCCCTCAAGAATGTCCTTCCTGCGCTTACGGGGATCAGTTACAGCGGGATGGAAATAAGCAATGGTCAGGAAGCAAGCGTCAGATACCTTGATATAACTTTTTTAAAAGACTCAGAAGATAAAGCTGATAAAGAATATATTGATAAAATCAGAAAGGACCTGCTGGACTACTGCGGGCTCGATACAGAAGGAATGATTTTCATCTTAAGGGAATTATATAAACTGGTCAATGATTAA
- a CDS encoding NAD-dependent deacetylase, which translates to MVDNKLQLIARAILNSKKVTVLTGAGVSTESGIPDFRSKKTGLWNRFDSNLLSREFMYKNPEKFYELGISLLSILKNGKKIKPNKAHFILAQMENDGIISSLITQNIDNLHSLAGSKNIYEVHGNMKKAYCVFCNNKYSFKVLYRKVLRDQIPPLCPSCGSILRTSVILFGDELNEEFYNARNEAAASDLMLVIGSSLEVGPVNTLPMLSEKFIIINKDRTFFDSKAFIVLNKSAGVALSEIYRLIKDSLLNSMADKIK; encoded by the coding sequence ATGGTTGATAACAAATTACAATTAATAGCCAGGGCAATTTTAAATAGTAAAAAAGTTACAGTTCTTACCGGGGCAGGCGTTTCAACGGAAAGCGGCATTCCCGATTTCAGAAGTAAAAAAACAGGACTTTGGAACAGATTCGACTCAAATCTGCTGTCCAGGGAATTTATGTATAAAAATCCTGAAAAATTCTATGAACTTGGAATCAGCCTGCTTTCAATATTAAAAAACGGAAAGAAAATCAAGCCCAATAAGGCTCATTTTATTTTGGCTCAGATGGAAAATGATGGAATCATCAGTTCTTTGATTACCCAGAACATCGACAATCTTCATAGTCTTGCAGGCAGTAAAAATATTTATGAAGTCCATGGCAATATGAAAAAAGCTTATTGTGTCTTCTGCAACAATAAATATTCCTTTAAGGTTTTGTATAGAAAGGTGCTCCGCGATCAGATTCCTCCTTTATGTCCCTCATGCGGAAGCATACTAAGGACAAGCGTTATTTTGTTCGGAGACGAGTTAAATGAAGAATTCTACAATGCAAGAAACGAAGCAGCGGCTTCTGACCTGATGCTGGTCATCGGCTCAAGTCTTGAAGTCGGCCCCGTAAATACCCTCCCGATGTTGTCGGAGAAATTTATTATCATAAATAAGGACAGGACTTTTTTTGACAGCAAAGCCTTTATTGTTCTTAACAAAAGCGCAGGAGTTGCTTTGAGCGAAATATACAGACTGATAAAAGACTCGCTGCTCAATTCAATGGCTGATAAAATTAAGTAA
- a CDS encoding DUF1538 domain-containing protein, translated as MFSKIKEFLREIVVTIGPIIFIVTILQFTLVKMPWTMYLRFLLGALMLILGLTLLLRGLKIGLIPVGEMIGSAITLKGSVTLILFLGFLIGFAITIAEPNIIVLSNHVNTVSSGQIDKLLLVSFIGIGVGLFILISFLRVLLKIPIIYILLASYLVILVLSFFTSKNYLPIGFDAGGVVTGPLTVPFVMALGMGFVSSLGGRSKTSEGFGYIGLAAVGPIISVMILGVIYR; from the coding sequence TTGTTTTCGAAAATAAAGGAATTTTTAAGAGAAATAGTCGTCACGATAGGACCCATAATTTTCATCGTGACGATTTTGCAGTTTACTCTTGTAAAAATGCCATGGACTATGTATCTGCGGTTTCTGCTTGGTGCGCTGATGTTAATTCTGGGACTTACTCTTTTGCTGAGAGGTCTAAAAATAGGACTGATCCCTGTTGGGGAAATGATAGGCTCAGCCATAACTTTAAAAGGCTCAGTAACCCTTATTTTGTTTCTCGGCTTTCTGATAGGATTTGCCATAACTATTGCTGAACCTAATATCATTGTGCTCTCAAATCATGTCAACACTGTGTCATCCGGACAGATAGACAAACTGCTGCTCGTATCATTTATCGGTATAGGAGTCGGACTATTTATACTCATTTCATTTTTAAGGGTTCTTCTTAAAATACCTATAATATACATATTGCTTGCGAGCTATCTGGTTATACTTGTCCTTTCATTTTTTACCAGCAAAAATTATCTTCCAATAGGGTTTGATGCAGGCGGGGTTGTAACCGGACCTCTTACAGTCCCTTTCGTAATGGCTCTGGGGATGGGATTTGTTTCTTCCCTTGGCGGAAGGTCAAAAACTTCTGAAGGATTTGGGTATATAGGCCTTGCTGCAGTCGGACCGATAATTTCGGTAATGATTCTGGGGGTGATATACAGATGA
- a CDS encoding DUF1538 domain-containing protein, translating into MNEFTFSGFLNLVLEILLAIAPLFFIFIIFQIFVFKLSAKRFLSILTGFVMVFFGLILFLLGVEIGFVPVGNFIGKTIGGSTYNWLLIPIGFALGFVVTFMEPGVRILCTEIEKCSSGFIREKHILLTLSFGVAVAVALAMAKTIFAISLTYILLPGYLLAFIFAFMAGPTFTSIAFDSGGVATGPMSVTFILSISLGAAIITEGADPILHGFGLISIVALAPIIAVLVFGIIFKRKGGDIDG; encoded by the coding sequence ATGAATGAATTTACTTTTTCAGGTTTTTTAAACCTTGTACTGGAAATACTTCTGGCAATTGCTCCTCTTTTTTTTATTTTTATTATTTTTCAGATTTTTGTTTTCAAATTATCTGCGAAAAGATTTCTGAGTATTTTAACCGGCTTTGTGATGGTTTTCTTCGGGCTGATTCTGTTTCTTCTGGGTGTTGAGATAGGCTTTGTGCCGGTGGGGAATTTTATCGGGAAAACGATAGGCGGCAGCACATATAACTGGCTTCTTATCCCGATAGGGTTTGCCCTTGGATTTGTTGTTACTTTCATGGAACCCGGTGTAAGGATACTGTGCACCGAAATTGAGAAATGTTCGAGCGGATTTATCAGGGAAAAGCATATTCTGCTTACTCTTTCCTTCGGGGTTGCGGTTGCGGTAGCTCTTGCAATGGCAAAAACGATATTTGCAATTTCACTTACATATATACTGTTACCCGGTTATTTGCTCGCTTTTATCTTTGCCTTTATGGCCGGTCCTACTTTCACATCTATTGCATTCGATTCCGGAGGAGTAGCAACGGGACCGATGTCAGTTACATTTATTTTATCGATTTCACTTGGAGCGGCAATAATAACGGAAGGCGCTGATCCGATTCTGCATGGATTCGGGCTTATATCAATTGTCGCACTTGCCCCGATTATAGCAGTTTTGGTTTTTGGAATTATTTTTAAAAGAAAAGGAGGAGATATTGATGGATGA
- a CDS encoding P-II family nitrogen regulator, with protein MDDEKSCNQYTIFENKHDLIITIVKKGLSEKIMEATRSAGAEGGTIIFGRGTGIHEKARLLGIPIEPEKEIILTVVKKKITKNVLDSIVSSVNLDKPGTGIAFVIELSKVLGISHLNGIE; from the coding sequence ATGGATGATGAAAAATCATGCAACCAATACACTATTTTTGAAAATAAACATGATCTTATTATTACTATTGTGAAAAAAGGTCTGTCTGAAAAGATAATGGAAGCCACAAGAAGTGCTGGTGCTGAAGGCGGAACGATAATTTTCGGCAGAGGAACAGGCATTCATGAAAAAGCAAGGCTTCTTGGTATTCCGATAGAACCTGAAAAAGAGATAATACTGACGGTAGTCAAAAAGAAAATAACAAAAAATGTTCTAGACAGCATTGTCAGCTCAGTCAATCTGGACAAACCGGGCACAGGAATTGCTTTTGTAATTGAATTAAGCAAGGTTCTTGGCATATCTCATCTTAACGGAATCGAATAA
- a CDS encoding basic amino acid ABC transporter substrate-binding protein: MKKKVFFILAVLFIITGLLMSGCTKKVSVQEDGAAAAQSSELKTIKPGVLTVGSDCTWPPMEYIEGDKIVGFDFDLTQAIADKLGLKLDYQNAAWDGLFPAVSAHKYDMVISSITITDDRKKEMDFSDPYYKTDQSVTVKKGSGIDSIDKFEGKTAAVQIGTTGELVAKDIKDVTVKTYDDILLAFEDLKAGRVDSVVSDSYVGYAYAAKDDALTVGFDIATDEQLGIGFAKDTPELVKAVNKALKEIMEDGTYDEIYEKWFGEK; this comes from the coding sequence ATGAAAAAGAAAGTTTTTTTTATTTTAGCGGTACTTTTTATAATTACGGGACTTTTGATGTCCGGATGCACCAAAAAAGTGTCAGTACAGGAAGATGGTGCGGCTGCAGCACAATCGTCTGAGCTTAAAACAATCAAGCCCGGTGTTCTTACCGTCGGGTCTGATTGCACATGGCCGCCTATGGAATACATAGAGGGTGATAAGATAGTTGGATTTGATTTTGATCTTACCCAGGCGATAGCAGACAAGCTCGGCCTTAAGCTGGATTACCAGAATGCAGCATGGGACGGACTTTTCCCCGCTGTTTCTGCACACAAGTATGATATGGTAATTTCTTCGATTACAATTACTGATGACAGAAAAAAGGAAATGGATTTTTCTGACCCGTATTATAAAACGGATCAGTCAGTGACTGTAAAAAAAGGTTCAGGAATTGATTCAATTGATAAATTTGAAGGTAAAACTGCGGCTGTTCAGATAGGAACAACAGGTGAACTTGTTGCAAAGGACATAAAAGATGTTACTGTTAAGACTTACGATGATATTCTTCTTGCTTTTGAAGATCTTAAAGCAGGCAGGGTAGACAGTGTTGTTTCTGACTCTTATGTAGGGTATGCATATGCAGCAAAAGACGATGCCCTGACAGTAGGTTTTGATATTGCAACTGATGAACAGCTTGGTATAGGATTTGCAAAAGATACGCCTGAACTTGTTAAGGCTGTCAATAAAGCTCTGAAAGAGATAATGGAAGACGGCACATACGATGAAATTTATGAAAAATGGTTTGGAGAAAAATAG
- a CDS encoding amino acid ABC transporter permease yields MEGLAGLAQKYFSISIIKEVFPFLLKGALYTVIFSAASELVGIMVGLFTAIIRVTKVKVLSQLATIYVDIFRGTPLLMQIIFVYYALPYIGINLPAPAAGIVALSINSGAYVSEIFRAGIESIDKGQIEAARSLGMSYAQAMRYVVIPQTMKRVLPPLTNEFVALIKDSSLLSVIAISELLRVSKEMMTWKLNPSSLTAAALLYLVITVPLTRLVSYLENKMKKGDV; encoded by the coding sequence ATGGAGGGTTTAGCAGGTTTAGCCCAGAAGTACTTTTCGATAAGTATTATAAAGGAAGTTTTCCCTTTTTTATTAAAAGGTGCTCTTTATACGGTAATATTTTCAGCAGCGTCGGAGCTGGTAGGAATAATGGTCGGTCTTTTTACCGCTATAATCAGGGTTACCAAAGTAAAGGTACTTAGCCAGCTTGCGACAATATATGTGGATATTTTCAGAGGTACACCGCTTCTGATGCAGATAATATTTGTTTATTATGCGCTACCGTATATAGGGATAAATCTGCCTGCCCCGGCTGCAGGAATAGTTGCTCTTTCAATAAACAGCGGAGCCTATGTTTCTGAAATTTTCAGGGCAGGAATAGAATCAATAGATAAAGGCCAGATTGAAGCTGCAAGGTCTCTGGGCATGTCATATGCCCAGGCAATGCGCTATGTAGTTATTCCGCAGACCATGAAGAGGGTTCTGCCTCCGCTTACCAATGAATTTGTTGCCCTTATTAAAGACTCATCCCTGCTATCGGTAATTGCTATTTCAGAGCTTCTAAGGGTTTCAAAGGAAATGATGACCTGGAAGCTGAATCCATCTTCACTAACTGCTGCTGCGCTGCTGTATCTGGTGATAACAGTACCTCTGACACGGCTTGTCAGCTATCTTGAAAACAAGATGAAGAAGGGGGATGTTTGA
- a CDS encoding amino acid ABC transporter ATP-binding protein, whose amino-acid sequence MIKIVDLHKKFGNINVLNGVSLEVKKGDVLVIIGPSGSGKSTLLRCINLLEEPTSGQIFLDGEDITSKKTDKNKVRQRIGMVFQSFNLFPNMTVIGNVTLALQKVLKMKPAQAKKIGVDLLTRVGLKDKIDAYPNQLSGGQKQRVAIARALAMNPEAILFDEVTSALDPELVKEVLDVMKDLAKSGMTMLVVTHEMGFAKEVGSHVIFMDEGKIIEIGLADEIFENSKHPRTKAFLDAVLS is encoded by the coding sequence TTGATTAAAATAGTCGACCTGCATAAAAAATTTGGAAATATAAATGTTTTGAACGGTGTAAGTCTTGAAGTTAAAAAAGGAGATGTCCTTGTAATAATCGGTCCGAGCGGTTCCGGTAAAAGTACTTTGCTGAGATGTATAAACCTGCTTGAAGAACCGACATCGGGTCAGATATTCCTTGACGGAGAAGATATAACAAGTAAAAAAACCGATAAGAACAAAGTCAGGCAGAGAATAGGGATGGTTTTTCAAAGCTTTAACCTTTTTCCCAATATGACTGTTATCGGAAATGTTACACTGGCTCTTCAAAAAGTACTGAAAATGAAACCTGCCCAGGCAAAGAAAATCGGAGTAGATCTTCTTACAAGGGTAGGCCTGAAAGATAAAATCGATGCATATCCCAACCAGTTATCCGGCGGACAGAAGCAGAGGGTCGCCATTGCGCGTGCTCTTGCGATGAATCCTGAAGCCATACTTTTTGATGAGGTAACTTCTGCGCTTGATCCTGAGCTTGTAAAGGAAGTTCTTGATGTAATGAAGGATCTTGCAAAAAGTGGTATGACAATGCTTGTTGTTACTCATGAAATGGGTTTTGCAAAAGAAGTCGGTTCCCATGTTATTTTTATGGATGAAGGCAAAATAATAGAAATCGGACTTGCTGATGAAATATTTGAAAACTCCAAACATCCCAGGACAAAAGCTTTTCTTGATGCTGTGCTCAGCTAA